A genomic region of Persephonella marina EX-H1 contains the following coding sequences:
- a CDS encoding creatininase family protein — translation MLLENLSYVEVEAYLVEKDIILIPIGSVEQHSPYGLIGTDFITAEAIAREVGRRMDILVAPTITYGMSQHHSAFKGTVTLSPVTLINLVKDIINSLLNQGFRRIIFINGHGGNINAVKTAFEQLKYENKPGIYEIISWFLLPEIQEMERDIFEDKNGFHATPSEVSVTKFLRPEAFETKPKEKKKIEKPDGYFPLSGEEFKKLYPDGRMESAPWLAKEKYGKLIMEEAVRIIIERVKEIAKKKLF, via the coding sequence ATGTTACTTGAAAATCTGTCTTACGTTGAGGTTGAAGCATATCTGGTTGAGAAGGATATCATTCTTATACCTATAGGATCTGTAGAACAGCACAGCCCTTACGGTCTTATAGGAACAGACTTTATAACAGCAGAGGCTATAGCGAGGGAAGTTGGAAGAAGGATGGACATACTTGTAGCTCCAACAATAACATACGGTATGTCACAGCATCACTCAGCCTTTAAAGGAACAGTAACATTATCCCCGGTAACACTGATAAACCTTGTAAAGGACATAATAAACTCTCTGTTAAACCAGGGTTTCAGGAGAATAATATTTATAAACGGACACGGCGGGAATATAAATGCTGTAAAAACAGCTTTTGAACAGCTAAAGTATGAAAACAAACCAGGTATATATGAGATAATCTCATGGTTTTTACTTCCTGAGATACAGGAGATGGAAAGGGATATCTTTGAGGACAAAAACGGCTTTCATGCAACACCTTCAGAGGTATCAGTAACAAAGTTCTTAAGACCGGAAGCTTTTGAGACAAAACCTAAGGAAAAGAAAAAGATTGAAAAGCCTGACGGTTACTTTCCACTGTCAGGGGAGGAGTTCAAAAAGCTTTACCCTGACGGCAGAATGGAATCTGCCCCGTGGCTCGCAAAAGAGAAGTACGGAAAACTGATCATGGAAGAGGCTGTAAGGATAATAATAGAAAGGGTGAAGGAGATAGCAAAAAAGAAGCTTTTTTAA
- the mtnA gene encoding S-methyl-5-thioribose-1-phosphate isomerase translates to MRKIKDIRPIQLKDHKLYVINQLKLPKEKEWLELSTYQQVAEAIEKMIIRGAPLIGIVGAYGFAIGVKQILDEGRSLDDVRDVFDRLKNTRPTAVNLFWALERVWKKFERWTEEGRSGEELVNLLFKEAERIDLEDYHANKAIGGYGQVLLPERCNVLTHCNTGALATSGWGTALGVIRSAFENGKDITVYVDETRPYLQGSRLTAWELVEEGIPHYLITDNSAGFLMSKGIIDAIIVGADRITANGDVANKIGTYTLAVLAEAHGIPFYVAAPTSTFDLDTDSGKDIPIEERSQLEVKKCGGCDIAPEETEALNYSFDVTPASKITAIITEKGIISHVDKEHITKFLRYRGV, encoded by the coding sequence TTGAGGAAGATAAAAGATATAAGACCTATACAGTTAAAGGATCATAAACTTTATGTTATAAACCAGTTAAAACTTCCAAAAGAAAAAGAGTGGCTTGAGCTCTCAACTTATCAGCAGGTTGCTGAAGCTATTGAGAAGATGATAATAAGGGGGGCTCCTCTTATAGGTATAGTTGGAGCTTACGGATTTGCTATAGGTGTTAAACAGATACTGGATGAGGGAAGGTCTCTTGATGATGTCAGGGATGTTTTTGACAGACTGAAAAATACAAGACCAACAGCTGTTAATCTTTTCTGGGCACTTGAGAGGGTATGGAAAAAGTTTGAGAGGTGGACAGAAGAGGGAAGGTCAGGAGAGGAACTTGTGAACCTTCTTTTTAAAGAGGCGGAAAGGATAGACCTTGAGGATTATCACGCAAATAAGGCTATTGGAGGATACGGTCAGGTTTTACTCCCTGAGAGATGTAATGTTCTTACACACTGTAATACAGGAGCTCTTGCAACATCAGGATGGGGGACAGCCCTTGGTGTTATAAGAAGTGCATTTGAGAATGGAAAAGATATAACAGTTTATGTAGATGAGACAAGACCGTATCTTCAGGGATCAAGGCTTACAGCATGGGAGCTTGTTGAGGAAGGTATACCACATTACCTTATAACGGATAACTCAGCCGGTTTTTTGATGTCTAAAGGTATTATAGATGCGATCATAGTCGGTGCAGACAGAATAACAGCAAATGGGGATGTTGCAAACAAGATAGGAACTTACACCCTTGCAGTTCTTGCAGAAGCTCACGGTATTCCTTTTTATGTTGCTGCTCCGACATCAACATTTGATCTTGATACTGATAGCGGAAAGGATATCCCGATAGAGGAAAGATCCCAGTTAGAGGTAAAAAAATGTGGTGGGTGTGATATAGCACCTGAGGAAACGGAAGCTTTAAACTACTCATTTGATGTTACACCTGCATCTAAAATAACGGCTATTATCACCGAAAAAGGTATAATATCTCACGTTGATAAGGAGCATATAACTAAATTTTTAAGATATAGAGGAGTTTGA
- a CDS encoding gluconeogenesis factor YvcK family protein: MRVVAVGGGTGLSSLLRGIKHLVPDTIRDLSAIVTVADNGGSSGRLREEMQVPAPGDIRNCIVALAEDEDILTQVFQYRFSNGNGLKGHSFGNLFLSVLTKITGDFLDAVEITSNILKIKGEIIPSTDKLVDIVAQFSDGAIIKGETQITEYGKQLKGKIVRIWMEPSDVEAPQKALEKIRDADFIILGPGSLYTSIIPNLLVKDIKEAILNSKAYKIYICNVMTQYGETYKFSASQHIKAIHETVGEEFIDAAIINTTLPPHELIEKYMRENSQPVTADVPEIVDMGITVYAKDLIEAGDYVRHNPEKLTAVLLEVMEKARV; encoded by the coding sequence ATGAGGGTTGTGGCAGTTGGTGGAGGAACAGGACTTTCTTCATTACTTAGAGGTATAAAACATCTTGTTCCTGACACCATAAGGGACCTTTCAGCTATTGTAACGGTTGCTGATAACGGTGGAAGTTCAGGGAGACTTAGAGAGGAGATGCAGGTACCTGCTCCTGGAGATATAAGAAACTGTATCGTTGCTCTTGCTGAAGATGAGGATATTCTTACTCAGGTTTTCCAGTACAGATTTTCAAACGGAAACGGTCTTAAAGGACACAGTTTTGGAAATCTTTTTCTCTCAGTTCTGACGAAGATAACAGGGGATTTTTTAGATGCTGTTGAAATAACATCAAATATCTTGAAGATAAAAGGTGAGATAATCCCTTCAACAGATAAACTTGTTGATATAGTTGCCCAGTTCAGTGACGGTGCGATCATAAAGGGAGAAACACAGATAACAGAGTATGGGAAGCAGCTTAAAGGAAAGATTGTCAGAATATGGATGGAACCGTCTGATGTAGAAGCACCACAGAAGGCTTTAGAGAAAATAAGAGATGCAGATTTTATAATACTTGGTCCTGGAAGTCTTTACACAAGTATTATCCCGAATCTTCTCGTTAAAGATATTAAGGAAGCTATACTAAACAGCAAAGCCTACAAAATATATATCTGCAATGTGATGACCCAGTACGGGGAAACGTACAAATTCTCAGCATCCCAGCATATTAAGGCTATACATGAAACAGTTGGTGAGGAGTTTATAGATGCTGCTATAATAAATACAACATTACCACCACATGAGCTTATAGAGAAATATATGAGAGAAAATTCCCAGCCTGTTACAGCTGATGTTCCGGAGATAGTTGATATGGGAATAACAGTTTATGCAAAGGATCTTATTGAAGCAGGAGATTATGTAAGACACAACCCTGAGAAGCTTACAGCGGTCCTGCTTGAAGTAATGGAAAAAGCAAGAGTGTAG
- a CDS encoding ComEA family DNA-binding protein, whose amino-acid sequence MKINLKVLNVQMVSITLIVFSVLLFKFIENNIYTEPKIKKEDFQIDINTATMEELIKVPYIGEKTAEKILKLREEKGYFKSVSELKSLRNYRRFKNYLKVE is encoded by the coding sequence ATGAAGATAAATCTTAAAGTTTTAAATGTCCAGATGGTATCAATAACACTGATAGTTTTCTCAGTTTTACTTTTTAAATTTATAGAAAATAACATTTACACCGAACCGAAAATAAAGAAAGAGGATTTTCAGATAGATATAAATACAGCAACAATGGAAGAGCTTATTAAAGTCCCTTATATAGGTGAAAAAACAGCTGAAAAAATATTAAAATTAAGAGAGGAAAAGGGATACTTTAAATCTGTATCAGAGCTTAAGAGTTTAAGGAACTACAGAAGATTTAAAAATTACTTAAAGGTGGAATAG
- a CDS encoding DNA double-strand break repair nuclease NurA: MRAELLGKTYRLKNEISSLALSLNSEVTEKEVRSKWNTYTPKPTYRYTVAEDGSFNKRHYLGFYLYSVCGYAVGYREDGEFVEEVTGDINLSVIKRSDLVDDYFRMLMFLSELKAVLRLSEKEKPSVIILDGTLSSRFITFFPKTDWFSNEDFEGKIAQISGEFIPEIKDNLMKEDITSFSEQIKQKVSERLEEILGEKGRRRDVLEAAFSKLAYFEYLLLLHRLFYGLDWNPVVIGVAKTSHLTEIFNRSMPDIRIFHQFIKETGYSEPVYVDLEQKKWEFSEVFEYLEKDIAVELKDISIKYFYGKYDRGRTISLIEVYENPQLTEDVTPERILDILNYYSVIGYPFLLKKADNEVRITNKDMDLIENLLDLKREIHGREGLK; the protein is encoded by the coding sequence TTGAGAGCAGAACTTCTTGGTAAGACATACAGGCTGAAAAACGAGATATCATCACTTGCATTATCGTTAAACAGTGAGGTTACAGAAAAAGAGGTCAGATCAAAATGGAATACTTACACCCCAAAACCTACTTACAGATACACAGTTGCTGAGGATGGATCTTTTAACAAAAGACATTACCTTGGTTTTTACCTGTACTCTGTGTGTGGATATGCTGTAGGATACAGAGAAGATGGAGAGTTTGTTGAAGAGGTAACAGGTGATATAAACCTCTCTGTTATAAAAAGATCTGACCTTGTTGATGACTACTTCAGAATGCTTATGTTCTTATCAGAGTTAAAGGCTGTTCTGAGACTTTCAGAAAAGGAAAAACCTTCAGTGATAATACTGGACGGAACATTAAGCAGTAGATTTATTACATTCTTCCCAAAAACAGACTGGTTCTCAAACGAGGACTTTGAAGGGAAGATAGCACAGATATCAGGTGAGTTTATACCAGAAATAAAAGATAACCTTATGAAAGAGGATATAACATCATTCTCTGAACAGATAAAACAGAAAGTTTCAGAAAGGCTGGAAGAAATCTTAGGAGAGAAAGGAAGAAGAAGGGATGTTTTAGAGGCTGCATTTTCAAAACTTGCCTACTTTGAGTATCTTCTGCTCCTTCACAGGCTGTTTTACGGTCTTGACTGGAATCCTGTTGTTATAGGTGTCGCAAAAACATCACACCTTACCGAGATATTCAACAGATCAATGCCTGATATAAGAATATTTCACCAGTTCATAAAAGAGACAGGATACAGTGAGCCTGTTTATGTTGACCTTGAACAGAAAAAATGGGAGTTCTCTGAGGTTTTTGAGTATCTTGAGAAGGATATAGCCGTTGAGCTTAAAGATATAAGCATAAAATACTTTTACGGAAAGTACGACAGGGGAAGAACGATATCACTTATAGAGGTTTATGAAAATCCCCAGTTAACAGAGGATGTAACACCTGAGAGAATACTTGATATTCTTAACTACTACTCTGTTATTGGCTATCCATTTCTCCTTAAAAAAGCTGACAACGAGGTCAGAATAACAAATAAAGATATGGATCTTATAGAGAATCTTCTTGATCTGAAAAGAGAGATACACGGCAGAGAAGGTCTGAAATGA
- a CDS encoding helicase HerA domain-containing protein has protein sequence MRILQKEEILPLLIKLVSEAKDYILISSPWIKYEILEKLLNRKDIKIKAVIRNSELEDLVITDRRVFDLLKKTGGQLYLNDKLHSKFVVVDGEKAVIGSSNLTVSGLLEDGNIETAVFLSDKEQIRKLEEQFDQIVKKSVNIFGEIAGVVLNSVNSINCEILLFESLPQQTYIKIPSDSGFLLGRIATVKNLSSTVFNTFLNFLSPSLLSDRDKLRLILSEKDREWRNAALLSYLNERNPEITVATVEILTEFNPKRIEKGESILKTPLKPPESGCPVFRLKDEKEIEDILMINHAGYRMSEPVNFGKLYNTQLKAYIDLEKIYTMHMAVLGTTGSGKTTFVKRILENIDPEGKKIFIFDLYGEYTDFLPSDKTEVITLPNILFPINVENIRDILREYGIPLQERSLDERRVSSFFRVYLKPDIDFIGYREKSLEDLLLESSEVLSPGSPLREEILTVIDMLKDDYGMDALSLQPEIITDIKNSVHSKKNFTVYNFQNIEDPRSRTNIAGITLKYIYKNARNTRDKSLVILEEAQNFAPEKGYGEIQAGMTNLSYLMTRKIATEGRKFNLGLIAITQRPANISKYVLSQLNTQAVFKLINRNDLEAVSVFFEYSKEDIFSLLPFLKPGTGFITGLGVPFGIVTEIRLG, from the coding sequence ATGAGAATACTTCAAAAAGAGGAGATACTTCCTCTACTGATAAAGCTGGTTTCAGAAGCAAAAGATTACATCCTTATATCATCCCCATGGATAAAATACGAGATATTAGAGAAGCTTTTAAACAGAAAAGATATAAAGATTAAGGCTGTTATAAGAAATTCAGAGCTTGAAGATCTTGTTATCACAGACAGAAGGGTTTTTGATCTGTTAAAAAAGACAGGCGGTCAGCTTTACCTTAATGATAAACTTCACAGTAAGTTTGTTGTTGTAGATGGAGAAAAGGCTGTAATAGGTTCTTCTAACCTTACAGTTTCAGGTCTTCTTGAAGATGGTAATATAGAGACAGCTGTCTTCCTATCTGATAAAGAGCAGATAAGAAAGCTTGAGGAACAGTTTGATCAGATTGTAAAAAAATCTGTAAACATATTTGGTGAGATAGCTGGGGTTGTTCTAAATTCTGTAAACTCCATAAACTGTGAGATCCTTCTTTTTGAATCTTTACCCCAGCAGACATACATAAAGATACCTTCAGACAGCGGTTTTCTCCTCGGTAGAATAGCAACAGTTAAAAATCTGAGCAGCACCGTATTTAACACATTCCTAAACTTTTTGTCCCCATCTCTCCTGTCAGATAGAGACAAGCTAAGACTGATACTTTCGGAAAAAGATAGAGAATGGAGAAATGCTGCATTACTTTCATACCTGAATGAGAGAAATCCTGAGATAACCGTTGCAACCGTTGAGATACTGACAGAGTTCAACCCCAAAAGGATAGAAAAAGGAGAGAGTATACTGAAAACTCCTTTAAAACCACCAGAATCCGGATGTCCTGTATTCAGGCTTAAAGATGAAAAGGAGATAGAAGATATTTTAATGATAAATCACGCAGGCTACAGGATGAGCGAGCCTGTTAATTTTGGAAAGCTTTACAACACTCAGCTGAAGGCTTACATAGACCTTGAAAAGATATACACAATGCATATGGCAGTTCTTGGAACAACAGGATCGGGAAAAACAACATTTGTAAAAAGGATATTGGAGAATATAGATCCTGAAGGAAAGAAGATATTTATATTTGATCTTTACGGCGAGTACACAGATTTTTTACCATCTGATAAAACTGAAGTTATAACACTTCCAAATATACTATTCCCCATAAATGTTGAGAATATTAGGGATATACTGAGGGAATACGGAATTCCACTTCAGGAAAGATCACTTGATGAAAGGAGAGTCTCATCATTTTTCAGAGTTTATCTGAAACCTGATATTGATTTTATAGGTTACAGGGAGAAATCCCTTGAGGATCTACTTTTAGAATCATCAGAGGTGTTATCACCTGGATCACCTCTGAGAGAAGAGATACTTACCGTTATTGATATGCTAAAGGATGATTACGGTATGGATGCATTATCCTTACAGCCAGAGATCATAACAGATATAAAAAACTCAGTTCACAGCAAAAAGAATTTTACAGTTTATAACTTCCAGAATATAGAAGATCCAAGATCAAGAACAAATATAGCAGGTATAACACTTAAGTATATATACAAAAATGCCAGAAATACCAGAGATAAAAGTCTTGTTATACTTGAAGAGGCACAGAACTTTGCACCTGAGAAAGGGTATGGTGAGATACAGGCAGGCATGACAAACCTGTCATATCTGATGACAAGGAAGATAGCCACGGAGGGAAGAAAGTTTAACCTCGGTCTTATAGCTATAACACAGAGACCAGCAAACATAAGTAAGTATGTTCTATCACAGCTCAACACACAGGCTGTATTTAAACTTATAAACAGAAACGATCTTGAGGCTGTTTCTGTATTCTTTGAGTACTCAAAAGAGGATATATTCAGCCTTCTCCCATTCTTAAAACCGGGAACTGGATTTATAACCGGTCTTGGGGTACCTTTTGGTATAGTTACAGAGATAAGACTTGGATGA
- a CDS encoding GGDEF domain-containing protein, which produces MLFKVKDYMSKDPVTVSPECSFKEIVDIMKTKKIGSVLVVDADRRLKDIVTQSDLIMHLLHGNLEAKVKNFIRDKKLITIDENSHVFDAVSYFEKYRIKHLPVLDGDSRLVGIITATDILKKVAGIGLMDPLTGLNNRNYYELLKQKYYCKLLSISVIMADLDDFKKINDRYGHLVGDEVLKKVGSIFKTNLRIYDEIIRWGGEEFLILLPRTNIKRAVMIAGRLKEKISAIRFKDYLDLKISISMGISHYEGEGRFLDTAVREADKALLTAKKEGKNRIVTGKNILNVMEKSEKLAIER; this is translated from the coding sequence ATGTTATTTAAAGTAAAGGATTATATGAGTAAAGATCCCGTAACAGTTTCACCGGAATGCTCTTTTAAGGAAATTGTAGACATAATGAAAACAAAAAAGATAGGAAGTGTTCTTGTTGTTGATGCTGATAGAAGACTTAAGGATATAGTTACACAGAGTGATCTTATAATGCATCTTCTACACGGTAATCTTGAAGCCAAGGTTAAAAACTTTATAAGAGATAAAAAGCTTATAACAATTGATGAGAACTCCCATGTCTTTGATGCTGTTTCCTACTTTGAGAAATACAGGATAAAACATCTTCCTGTTCTGGATGGTGATAGTAGACTTGTGGGTATAATAACGGCAACAGATATACTTAAGAAGGTGGCCGGAATTGGTCTGATGGATCCTCTAACAGGACTGAACAACAGAAACTATTATGAGCTTTTAAAACAGAAATACTACTGCAAGCTTCTCAGTATATCTGTCATTATGGCGGACCTGGATGATTTTAAAAAGATAAATGATAGATACGGTCATCTTGTTGGGGATGAGGTCCTTAAAAAGGTTGGAAGTATTTTTAAGACCAACCTCAGAATTTATGATGAGATAATAAGGTGGGGTGGTGAAGAGTTTTTAATACTCCTTCCAAGGACAAATATTAAAAGAGCTGTGATGATAGCTGGGAGATTGAAAGAGAAGATCTCAGCTATAAGATTTAAAGATTATCTAGATTTAAAGATAAGTATAAGTATGGGTATAAGCCACTACGAAGGGGAAGGAAGATTCCTTGATACAGCTGTCAGGGAAGCTGATAAAGCCCTTTTGACAGCTAAAAAAGAAGGTAAAAACAGAATCGTTACAGGAAAAAATATACTTAATGTTATGGAAAAATCAGAAAAATTAGCCATTGAAAGATAA
- the rpmB gene encoding 50S ribosomal protein L28, whose translation MAVCQICGKKTAHGNRVAHSATTTKRTWKPNLQKVKAVLPDGTTKKIYVCAKCLKAGKVRKAVR comes from the coding sequence ATGGCAGTTTGTCAGATATGTGGTAAAAAGACAGCTCACGGAAATAGGGTAGCTCACTCTGCTACAACAACAAAGAGAACATGGAAGCCTAATCTCCAGAAGGTAAAGGCTGTTCTTCCTGACGGAACAACAAAAAAGATCTATGTATGCGCCAAATGCCTTAAGGCAGGAAAGGTCAGAAAAGCTGTCAGATAG
- the obgE gene encoding GTPase ObgE has translation MRFIDKAKIHVKAGDGGNGCVAFRREKYVRMGGPSGGNGGKGGDVIIMADKSLKTLMDFRYKKHFKAENGQHGSGNNRHGRNGKDLIIKVPVGTVVKDAETGEILADLIYDGQKVVVAKGGRGGRGNAAFKTSTNQAPDYAEEGQPGEERWIELELKLIADIGIIGFPNAGKSTLISVLSKAKPKIADYPFTTLTPVLGVLQLDYGKSVVIADIPGLIEGASKGAGLGHEFLRHIERTKALIHMIDISDQRERDPIEAFEIINKELEKYSPELVKKPQIVVGNKIDMLSDRSLIEKLKKEFSKRGYPFVAVSLVTKEGLDQLIKLIAEVYEKISEKELIK, from the coding sequence ATGAGATTTATAGATAAAGCGAAGATCCATGTAAAGGCTGGAGATGGTGGGAATGGATGTGTTGCATTCAGAAGGGAGAAGTATGTCCGTATGGGTGGACCGTCAGGAGGAAATGGTGGAAAAGGGGGAGATGTTATCATAATGGCGGACAAAAGTCTGAAAACACTTATGGATTTTAGATATAAAAAACATTTTAAAGCTGAGAACGGACAGCACGGATCAGGAAATAACAGACACGGCAGGAACGGGAAGGATCTTATCATAAAAGTCCCGGTAGGAACTGTTGTAAAAGATGCAGAAACGGGAGAGATACTTGCTGATCTTATCTATGACGGTCAGAAGGTTGTTGTTGCGAAAGGTGGAAGAGGTGGAAGGGGAAATGCGGCTTTTAAAACCTCAACAAATCAGGCACCTGACTATGCTGAAGAGGGACAGCCTGGAGAGGAAAGATGGATTGAGCTTGAGCTAAAACTTATAGCAGATATAGGTATAATAGGATTCCCAAATGCAGGTAAATCAACTCTTATATCCGTTCTTTCAAAGGCAAAGCCTAAGATAGCAGACTACCCATTCACAACGCTCACACCTGTCTTGGGGGTTTTACAGCTTGATTATGGAAAATCAGTAGTTATAGCAGATATACCTGGTCTTATAGAAGGTGCCTCAAAAGGTGCAGGACTTGGACATGAGTTTTTAAGACATATAGAGAGAACAAAGGCGTTAATACATATGATAGATATCTCTGATCAGAGGGAGAGGGATCCTATAGAAGCATTTGAGATAATAAATAAAGAGCTTGAGAAATACTCCCCTGAACTTGTAAAAAAACCGCAGATAGTTGTAGGAAATAAGATAGATATGCTCTCAGACAGATCATTGATAGAAAAGCTGAAAAAAGAGTTTTCAAAAAGAGGTTATCCATTTGTAGCGGTATCACTTGTTACAAAGGAAGGTCTTGATCAGCTAATAAAACTTATAGCTGAGGTTTATGAGAAAATCTCTGAAAAAGAGCTGATAAAATAA
- the rimO gene encoding 30S ribosomal protein S12 methylthiotransferase RimO, producing the protein MKIGVISLGCPKNLVDTELILGRLKTDKVQIVSDLNDAEVILVNTCGFIDEAKEESVNTILEVARLKENGNKKIVVTGCLVERYKKELEKEIPEVDMFIDLKEELLIPEKLGIKVDNFSSPYQKRLLTTPKHTAYLKISEGCDHTCGFCAIPSIRGKHRSRTIEDIVEEAKRLADLGVKELNIVSQDTSYYGTDIYGKPMLWELISRLEKIEGVRWIRLYYLYPTTVTEDFIKRMADSEKVVKYFEMPIQHTEDRILKDMMRGYRKSRIEKILEWKDRYIPEAAVRSAVIVGFPTETERDFESMKDFIKQAKFDWLGVFKYSHEEGTPAYTKYRDSIPEEEKIRRKNEITQLQEGITEEKNRDLIGKEIEVIVDGFSEEWETLPVGRTYRSAFEIDGIVYIETERPVKVGDFAKLKIKDLADSYDLVGEICE; encoded by the coding sequence ATGAAGATTGGTGTAATAAGTTTAGGCTGTCCAAAAAATCTTGTTGATACTGAGCTTATACTCGGTAGGCTAAAAACAGATAAGGTTCAGATAGTGAGCGATCTGAATGATGCTGAGGTTATACTGGTAAACACCTGTGGTTTTATAGATGAAGCGAAGGAGGAGTCTGTAAATACTATACTTGAGGTGGCACGTCTGAAAGAGAATGGAAACAAAAAGATTGTAGTTACAGGATGTCTTGTTGAGAGATATAAAAAAGAGCTTGAAAAAGAGATACCTGAAGTTGATATGTTTATAGATCTGAAGGAAGAGCTTTTGATCCCTGAGAAGCTGGGAATAAAAGTAGATAACTTCTCCTCACCGTACCAGAAAAGATTACTGACAACACCGAAACATACAGCCTACCTTAAGATATCTGAGGGATGCGACCACACCTGTGGATTCTGTGCTATCCCATCAATAAGGGGAAAACACAGAAGCAGAACTATTGAGGATATTGTTGAAGAGGCAAAAAGGCTGGCAGATCTGGGAGTAAAAGAGCTGAATATTGTCTCACAGGATACAAGCTATTACGGGACTGATATCTATGGAAAACCTATGCTCTGGGAGCTAATAAGCAGGTTAGAAAAGATAGAAGGTGTAAGATGGATAAGACTTTACTACCTTTATCCTACTACGGTGACAGAGGATTTTATAAAAAGGATGGCTGACAGTGAGAAGGTTGTTAAGTATTTTGAGATGCCTATTCAACATACAGAGGACAGGATTCTGAAAGATATGATGAGGGGATACAGAAAAAGCAGAATTGAGAAAATACTTGAATGGAAGGATAGGTATATTCCTGAAGCTGCTGTCAGGTCTGCTGTGATTGTAGGTTTTCCTACAGAGACAGAGAGAGATTTTGAGAGTATGAAAGATTTTATAAAACAGGCTAAATTTGACTGGCTTGGTGTTTTTAAGTACTCACATGAGGAAGGAACACCTGCATATACAAAATATAGGGACTCTATCCCAGAGGAAGAGAAGATAAGAAGAAAAAATGAGATAACACAGCTGCAGGAAGGTATAACAGAAGAGAAAAATAGAGATCTTATTGGAAAGGAGATAGAGGTAATTGTAGATGGTTTTTCTGAGGAGTGGGAAACACTCCCTGTAGGCAGAACATACAGGAGTGCTTTTGAGATAGACGGTATCGTTTATATAGAAACGGAAAGACCTGTTAAGGTTGGTGATTTTGCAAAACTGAAAATAAAGGATCTTGCAGACAGTTATGATCTTGTTGGAGAGATATGTGAATAG